From Nguyenibacter vanlangensis, one genomic window encodes:
- the cysD gene encoding sulfate adenylyltransferase subunit CysD has protein sequence MDDLDQLEAQSVYILREAYRKLKPLAMLWSLGKDSNVMLWLARKAFLGRVPFPVMHVDTGKKFPEMYRFRDEYARKWELELLLGECPPVEEIDPTLPPAARSAARKTAGLAAMIEKYKLEGVIAGIRRDEQATRAKERIFSPRGSSHKWDVRNQPPEFWDQYATPHEEGVHIRVHPLLAWREIDIWRYIEREGIPLVDLYFARNGKRYRSLGDQDITSPIDSDAATVAEVIAELQTTRTSERAGRAMDHESEDAFERLRVAGYL, from the coding sequence ATGGACGATCTCGACCAACTCGAAGCCCAGAGCGTTTACATCCTGCGCGAGGCGTACCGGAAGCTGAAGCCCCTGGCCATGCTTTGGTCGCTCGGCAAGGATTCCAACGTCATGCTCTGGCTGGCCCGCAAGGCGTTCCTCGGTCGCGTGCCGTTCCCGGTGATGCATGTCGATACCGGCAAGAAATTCCCCGAGATGTACCGTTTCCGCGACGAATACGCGCGCAAATGGGAACTGGAGCTGCTGCTGGGCGAATGCCCCCCGGTCGAGGAGATCGACCCGACCCTGCCGCCGGCCGCCCGCTCGGCCGCGCGCAAGACGGCCGGCCTCGCCGCGATGATCGAGAAATACAAGCTCGAGGGCGTGATCGCCGGCATCCGCCGCGACGAGCAGGCCACCCGCGCCAAGGAACGCATCTTCAGCCCGCGCGGCTCCAGCCACAAATGGGACGTGCGCAACCAGCCGCCCGAATTCTGGGACCAGTACGCCACCCCGCATGAAGAGGGCGTGCATATCCGCGTCCACCCCCTGCTGGCATGGCGCGAAATCGATATCTGGCGCTATATCGAGCGCGAGGGCATCCCGCTGGTCGATCTCTATTTCGCCAGGAACGGCAAGCGCTACCGCTCGCTGGGCGACCAGGACATCACCAGCCCGATCGACAGCGACGCCGCCACGGTGGCCGAAGTGATCGCCGAACTGCAGACCACCCGCACGTCCGAACGCGCGGGCCGCGCCATGGACCACGAATCCGAGGACGCGTTCGAGCGTCTGCGCGTCGCCGGCTATCTCTGA
- a CDS encoding nitrite/sulfite reductase — protein MSAEAETLADAAPALPVGHYAYDQVDRAFLHDRVEQFRDQVARRISGALSEDEFKPLRLMNGLYLQLHAYMLRIAIPYGMLDSRQMRELAHIARTYDRDYGHFTTRQNLQFNWIRLEDTPDILARLASVDMHAIQTSGNCIRNVTCDQFAGAAADELVDPRVHAEILRQWSTLHPEFSFLPRKFKIAVSGSPHDRVAARFHDIGLVAKPGHGGKVVFDVFVGGGMGRTPLVGVHLRDNLPEEDLLAYLEAMVRVYNEYGRRDNIYKARIKILVQALGAEGYRARVDAEFAAMDRARYRLPPETVAAIRARFGTPDLAAPAGAAESLAAARAADRAFDRWARTNTHPHRHPGYVSAVISLKPDGGIPGDATAAQMDRIADLADRFSFGEIRITHMQNIVLGHVRQDQLHALWQDLRAVGLATANIGLIGDIIACPGLDYCSLANARSIPIAQKLSARFASPELQETIGDLQIKISGCINACGHHHAGHIGILGVDKKGEEFFQLTLGGSAGNDAAVGQILGPALPEDATVDAIARLVDAYLVHRNTGERFLDTYRRLGAALFKDAVYAVA, from the coding sequence ATGTCCGCTGAAGCAGAAACCCTCGCAGACGCCGCGCCCGCGCTGCCGGTCGGGCATTACGCCTACGACCAGGTGGACCGCGCCTTCCTGCATGACCGGGTCGAACAGTTCCGCGACCAGGTCGCCCGCCGCATCTCCGGCGCCCTGTCCGAGGATGAATTCAAGCCGCTGCGCCTGATGAACGGGCTGTATCTGCAGCTCCACGCCTACATGCTGCGGATCGCCATTCCCTACGGCATGCTGGATTCCCGGCAGATGCGCGAACTCGCGCATATCGCCCGCACCTATGACCGCGATTACGGCCATTTCACCACCCGCCAGAACCTCCAGTTCAACTGGATCCGGCTCGAGGACACGCCCGACATCCTCGCCCGCCTGGCGTCGGTGGACATGCACGCCATCCAGACCAGCGGCAACTGCATCCGCAACGTGACCTGCGACCAGTTCGCGGGCGCGGCCGCCGACGAGCTGGTCGATCCGCGCGTCCATGCCGAAATCCTGCGGCAATGGTCGACCCTGCATCCCGAATTCTCGTTCCTGCCCCGCAAGTTCAAGATCGCGGTCAGCGGCAGCCCGCACGACCGCGTCGCCGCGCGCTTCCACGATATCGGGCTGGTGGCCAAGCCGGGCCACGGCGGCAAGGTGGTGTTCGACGTCTTCGTCGGCGGCGGCATGGGCCGCACTCCGCTGGTCGGCGTGCATCTGCGCGACAACCTGCCCGAGGAAGACCTCCTCGCCTATCTCGAGGCCATGGTCCGCGTCTATAACGAGTACGGACGCCGCGACAATATCTACAAGGCCCGGATCAAGATCCTGGTCCAGGCCCTGGGCGCCGAAGGCTACCGCGCCAGGGTCGATGCCGAATTCGCCGCCATGGACCGCGCGCGCTACCGCCTGCCGCCCGAAACGGTGGCCGCCATCCGCGCGCGCTTCGGCACGCCCGACCTCGCCGCCCCCGCCGGCGCCGCCGAAAGCCTGGCCGCCGCCCGCGCCGCCGACCGCGCCTTCGACCGCTGGGCGCGCACCAACACCCATCCCCACCGGCATCCCGGCTATGTCTCCGCCGTCATCTCGCTCAAGCCCGACGGCGGCATCCCGGGCGACGCCACCGCGGCGCAGATGGACCGCATCGCCGACCTCGCCGACCGCTTCTCGTTCGGCGAAATCCGCATCACCCACATGCAGAACATCGTGCTGGGCCATGTCCGGCAGGACCAGCTCCACGCCTTGTGGCAGGATCTGCGCGCCGTGGGTCTCGCCACCGCCAATATCGGGCTGATCGGCGACATCATCGCCTGCCCCGGGCTCGATTACTGCTCGCTGGCCAATGCCCGCTCGATCCCGATCGCGCAGAAGCTCAGCGCCCGCTTCGCCAGCCCCGAACTGCAGGAAACCATCGGCGACCTGCAGATCAAGATCTCGGGCTGCATCAATGCCTGCGGCCACCACCATGCCGGCCATATCGGCATCCTGGGCGTGGACAAGAAAGGCGAGGAATTCTTCCAGCTCACCCTGGGCGGCTCGGCCGGCAACGATGCCGCCGTCGGCCAGATCCTGGGCCCGGCTCTGCCCGAGGACGCGACGGTCGACGCCATCGCCCGCCTGGTCGACGCCTATCTGGTCCACCGCAACACGGGCGAGCGTTTCCTGGATACCTACCGGCGGCTCGGCGCCGCGCTTTTCAAGGATGCCGTCTATGCCGTTGCTTGA
- the cysC gene encoding adenylyl-sulfate kinase, with product MSIDIAARQDAATPIVIVGHVDHGKSTLIGRLLHDTDNLPEGRVAQIVESSKKRGLKIEWSFLLDSLQIERDQGVTVDSTRIPFHLDARQFVIVDAPGHRQFLRNMITGAADAEAAVLVVDAAEGAQEQTRRHAMLLRLIGIRHVIVLMNKVDLLDYDQARIAESERAVAALLRQLDIEPSLFVPASAREGDNIAARSPHMGWYQGPTLTEALAQVPAPSGRADLPLRLPVQDVYRFDNKRVVAGRIERGRVTVGDSLVIGTHGTLARVASIESWHAAPQISAVAGQSVAITLEPDVIPDRGDLLHTPDAAPVRAARIRTRLFWLRQEPLRVGESFRLRLATAEHQVTVASIDSVVRLDDLTEHAADHVPPEGFAEITLAASESILFDPFTPGTTDGRGVLVDRNQRIVGGAPLIGPAAIATGTRAIHPTDSTVSLWDRAQARGHHGGVFWMTGLPGAGKSTIARAAESRLFAQGIDVSVLDGDTLRAGLCADLGFSEADRTENVRRAAAVARILAETGQVVLVALISPRAADRDLARQVVGEGFQEIFVDADQAVCESRDPKGLYAAARAGRITGFTGIDAPYDVPENPDLRLATGQGSVAETADRLAAHVAGTVLLGDAARRRS from the coding sequence ATGAGCATTGATATCGCGGCCCGTCAGGATGCGGCCACCCCCATCGTCATCGTGGGCCATGTCGATCACGGCAAATCGACCCTGATCGGCCGCCTGCTGCACGATACCGACAACCTGCCCGAGGGCCGGGTGGCGCAGATCGTCGAATCCTCCAAGAAGCGCGGCCTGAAGATCGAGTGGAGCTTCCTGCTCGACAGCCTGCAGATCGAACGCGACCAGGGCGTGACCGTCGATTCGACGCGCATCCCCTTCCATCTGGACGCGCGCCAGTTCGTCATCGTCGACGCGCCGGGCCACCGGCAGTTCCTGCGCAACATGATCACCGGCGCCGCCGATGCCGAGGCCGCGGTCCTGGTCGTCGACGCGGCCGAGGGCGCGCAGGAACAGACGCGCCGCCATGCCATGCTGCTGCGCCTGATCGGCATCCGCCACGTGATCGTGCTGATGAACAAGGTCGACCTGCTGGACTACGACCAGGCCCGCATCGCCGAATCCGAACGCGCGGTCGCTGCCCTGCTCCGCCAGCTCGACATCGAACCCAGCCTGTTCGTCCCCGCCTCGGCGCGCGAAGGCGACAATATCGCCGCCCGCTCGCCCCATATGGGCTGGTACCAGGGCCCGACCCTGACCGAGGCCCTGGCCCAGGTCCCCGCCCCCTCGGGCCGCGCCGACCTGCCGCTGCGCCTGCCGGTGCAGGACGTCTACCGCTTCGACAACAAGCGCGTGGTCGCCGGCCGCATCGAACGCGGCCGCGTCACCGTGGGCGACAGCCTGGTGATCGGCACCCACGGCACGCTGGCCCGCGTCGCCTCGATCGAAAGCTGGCATGCCGCGCCGCAGATCTCCGCGGTCGCCGGCCAGTCGGTGGCCATCACCCTCGAACCCGACGTCATCCCCGACCGCGGCGACCTGCTGCACACGCCGGACGCGGCGCCGGTCCGCGCGGCGCGCATCCGCACCCGCCTGTTCTGGCTGCGCCAGGAACCGCTGCGCGTCGGCGAGAGCTTCCGCCTGCGCCTGGCCACCGCCGAACACCAGGTCACCGTGGCCTCGATCGATTCCGTGGTGCGCCTCGACGATCTGACCGAACACGCCGCCGACCACGTCCCGCCCGAGGGCTTCGCCGAAATCACCCTGGCGGCGTCGGAAAGCATCCTGTTCGACCCGTTCACCCCCGGCACCACCGACGGGCGCGGCGTGCTGGTCGACCGCAACCAGCGCATCGTCGGCGGCGCACCGCTGATCGGCCCGGCCGCGATCGCCACCGGCACCCGCGCCATCCACCCGACCGACAGCACCGTCTCGCTGTGGGACCGCGCCCAGGCGCGCGGCCATCACGGCGGCGTCTTCTGGATGACCGGCCTGCCCGGCGCGGGCAAGAGCACGATCGCCCGCGCGGCGGAATCCCGCCTCTTCGCCCAGGGGATCGACGTGTCGGTGCTCGACGGCGACACGCTGCGCGCCGGCCTGTGCGCCGATCTCGGCTTCTCCGAAGCCGATCGGACGGAAAATGTCCGCCGCGCCGCCGCGGTCGCCCGCATCCTGGCCGAAACCGGGCAGGTCGTGCTGGTCGCGCTGATCTCGCCGCGCGCCGCCGACCGCGACCTGGCGCGCCAGGTCGTCGGCGAGGGGTTCCAGGAAATCTTCGTCGATGCCGACCAGGCCGTCTGCGAATCCCGCGACCCCAAGGGCCTCTACGCCGCGGCGCGCGCCGGCCGCATCACCGGCTTCACCGGCATCGACGCGCCCTATGACGTGCCGGAAAACCCCGACCTCCGCCTGGCCACCGGCCAGGGCAGCGTCGCCGAGACCGCCGACCGCCTGGCCGCCCACGTGGCCGGCACCGTGCTGCTGGGCGACGCCGCCCGCCGCCGCTCGTAA
- a CDS encoding universal stress protein — protein sequence MKIIQKILLPLNGTSNAEGALTTGLLFARQFGGHIAALHVRADSREVAPLAGEGLSGAMVEEMMSAAEREGARRALSVREAFDHFTLQNGIAVTGPIPPFHGNPTGTATASFVTMTGREHEVVTYRARLSDVTIVAHPDSGEEVSSSETLHAILFDSGRPVIIAPRQVPQTAGRRICIAWNGTAEATAALHHILPWAAEAEAVRILYSADYQRRGPEARHAAEYLAIHGIEADLLEFSNPDETVGANLLAACRDFGADMLTMGAYSHSRLRQLILGGVTRHVLENAELPVLMSR from the coding sequence TTGAAAATCATACAGAAAATCCTTCTGCCTCTGAACGGAACCTCCAATGCCGAAGGCGCCCTGACCACCGGCCTGCTCTTCGCCCGGCAGTTCGGCGGCCATATCGCGGCACTCCATGTCCGCGCCGACAGCCGCGAGGTCGCGCCGCTGGCCGGCGAGGGCCTGTCCGGCGCGATGGTCGAGGAAATGATGTCGGCGGCCGAGCGCGAGGGCGCGCGCCGGGCCCTCTCGGTGCGCGAGGCATTCGACCATTTCACCCTGCAGAACGGCATCGCCGTCACCGGCCCCATCCCGCCCTTCCACGGCAACCCGACCGGCACCGCCACCGCCAGCTTCGTCACCATGACGGGCCGCGAGCACGAAGTCGTGACCTACCGCGCCCGCCTCTCCGACGTCACGATCGTCGCCCATCCCGATTCCGGCGAGGAAGTCTCCTCCTCCGAGACTCTCCACGCCATCCTGTTCGACAGCGGCCGCCCGGTGATCATCGCGCCGCGCCAGGTGCCGCAGACCGCCGGCCGGCGCATCTGCATCGCCTGGAACGGCACCGCGGAAGCCACCGCCGCCCTGCACCACATCCTCCCCTGGGCCGCCGAGGCCGAGGCCGTGCGCATCCTCTATTCCGCCGACTATCAGCGCCGCGGCCCCGAGGCCCGCCATGCCGCGGAATATCTCGCCATCCACGGGATCGAGGCCGACCTGCTGGAATTCAGCAATCCCGACGAAACCGTCGGCGCCAACCTGCTGGCCGCCTGCCGCGATTTCGGCGCCGACATGCTGACCATGGGCGCCTATTCCCACTCGCGCCTGCGTCAGTTGATCCTGGGCGGCGTCACCCGCCACGTCCTGGAAAACGCCGAACTGCCGGTGCTGATGAGCCGCTGA
- a CDS encoding glycosyltransferase N-terminal domain-containing protein: MLPPGHDTSSRPPMLKRLLAGRPGRAPAFRVLAIAALRAYLGFALRTTRWTFDIHPDATPLLTGRDGQTALVAFWHETLVLTPALWWWARSQNPSLRLHVLISRNRDGQMITDIVAPWGIAAIAGSTDRKDKSRNGGRKESKGGAAALRRLLDCLRAGSLVVITPDGPRGPRRQVQPGLVGLARLSGTPVVPVGAACRARRLGSWDRMLIPLPFGRGRMVCGAPITLTSDDGTAADRIGQAIDAATAAAHAPPSARLSRPLLTHAWALLATALAPALTLLLRRRLAIGKERRDRLRERMGFTARPRPPGRLIWLHAASVGESLSILPVIERLAARDPALHVLVTTATVTAAALLDQRLQAAPWGGRVIHQFVPLDVPRWLGRFLRHWRPDAAALTESELWPNLVESCARAAIPIALLNARMSDRAQAGWRRAPALARRMFGHFAFIAARSESDAARLRALGAGSVDVPGDLKNAAAPLPCDPAGLDRLRRQLAGRPVWLAASTHAGEEEQIAQADQLLRARHPGLLTLIVPRHPERGAEIASRLGNPPRRAAGAPPGPADRFWICDTLGELGLFYRAVPIVFLGNSLPGPGRRGGHNPLEPARLGAALASGPLTGNFADAFARLGAADAVAITPDPAALAGWVDALLSDPTRQDAAARRARDAATIDPDLPDRLAARLLALIAP; encoded by the coding sequence ATGCTACCGCCGGGCCATGACACGTCTTCCCGCCCGCCGATGCTGAAGCGCCTCCTGGCCGGAAGGCCCGGTCGCGCCCCGGCCTTCCGCGTTCTGGCCATCGCCGCGCTGCGTGCCTATCTGGGCTTCGCCCTGCGCACCACGCGCTGGACGTTCGACATCCACCCCGACGCCACCCCCCTGCTGACCGGCAGGGACGGACAAACCGCCCTGGTGGCCTTCTGGCATGAAACGCTGGTGCTCACCCCGGCCCTGTGGTGGTGGGCCCGGTCGCAGAACCCGTCCCTGCGCCTGCATGTGCTGATCAGCCGCAACCGCGACGGGCAGATGATCACCGACATCGTCGCCCCGTGGGGGATCGCGGCCATCGCCGGCTCGACCGACCGCAAGGACAAGAGCAGGAACGGGGGCCGGAAGGAAAGCAAGGGCGGGGCCGCCGCCTTGCGTCGCCTGCTCGACTGCCTGCGCGCGGGCAGCCTGGTCGTGATCACCCCCGACGGCCCACGCGGCCCGCGCCGCCAGGTCCAGCCCGGTCTCGTCGGGCTGGCCCGGCTCTCCGGCACGCCGGTCGTCCCGGTCGGGGCCGCCTGCCGCGCCCGGCGGCTGGGCAGTTGGGACCGGATGCTGATCCCGCTGCCCTTCGGGCGCGGCCGCATGGTCTGCGGCGCGCCGATCACCCTCACCAGCGACGACGGTACCGCCGCCGATCGGATCGGCCAGGCGATCGATGCCGCGACCGCCGCCGCCCACGCGCCCCCCTCCGCCCGGCTCTCCCGGCCCCTGCTCACTCATGCATGGGCCCTCCTCGCCACCGCCCTCGCCCCGGCGCTGACCCTGCTGCTGCGCCGCCGGCTGGCGATCGGCAAGGAACGGCGCGACCGGTTGCGGGAACGGATGGGCTTCACCGCCCGCCCGCGTCCGCCCGGCCGGCTCATCTGGCTGCACGCCGCCAGCGTGGGCGAAAGCCTGTCGATCCTGCCGGTGATCGAACGGCTGGCGGCGCGCGATCCGGCGCTGCACGTCCTCGTCACCACCGCGACCGTCACCGCCGCCGCCCTGCTGGACCAACGATTGCAGGCCGCCCCATGGGGCGGCCGGGTGATCCATCAGTTCGTGCCGCTGGACGTACCCCGCTGGCTGGGCCGCTTCCTGCGCCATTGGCGGCCCGACGCCGCCGCCCTGACCGAAAGCGAACTCTGGCCCAACCTGGTCGAATCCTGCGCCCGGGCCGCCATCCCCATCGCGCTGCTCAACGCCCGCATGTCGGATCGCGCCCAGGCAGGCTGGCGGCGCGCCCCGGCCCTGGCACGGCGCATGTTCGGCCATTTCGCCTTCATCGCCGCCCGCTCGGAATCGGACGCCGCCCGCCTGCGCGCCCTCGGCGCCGGATCGGTCGACGTCCCCGGCGACCTCAAGAACGCCGCCGCCCCCCTGCCCTGCGACCCGGCCGGACTGGACCGGCTCCGCAGGCAACTCGCCGGCCGCCCGGTCTGGCTCGCCGCCTCGACCCATGCGGGCGAGGAAGAGCAGATCGCCCAGGCCGACCAGTTGCTCCGCGCGCGCCATCCCGGCCTGCTGACCCTCATTGTGCCGCGCCACCCCGAACGCGGCGCCGAGATCGCGTCCCGCCTCGGCAACCCGCCCCGTCGCGCCGCCGGCGCCCCGCCCGGACCCGCCGACCGGTTCTGGATCTGCGACACGCTGGGCGAACTCGGCCTGTTCTATCGCGCCGTCCCCATCGTCTTCCTCGGCAACAGCCTTCCCGGCCCCGGCCGGCGCGGCGGCCATAACCCGCTGGAACCGGCCCGCCTCGGCGCCGCCCTCGCCTCCGGCCCGCTGACCGGCAATTTCGCCGACGCCTTCGCCCGGCTCGGCGCGGCGGACGCCGTCGCGATCACGCCCGACCCCGCCGCCCTCGCCGGCTGGGTCGATGCGCTGCTCTCCGATCCCACCCGGCAGGACGCCGCCGCCCGGCGGGCGCGGGACGCCGCGACGATCGACCCGGACCTGCCCGACCGCCTCGCCGCGCGCCTGCTGGCGCTCATCGCGCCCTGA
- a CDS encoding phosphoadenylyl-sulfate reductase, whose product MQAGAQADARAGGTSAILRAALTGPLRGRIALVSSFGSESAVMLAFAADIDPAVPVLFLETGQHFPETLAYRDQLTAHLGLSDVRSLRPAERQLQDRDPQGQLWAFDPDACCALRKVEPLDEAMIPFAAWLTGRKRAQAATRAQLPIVERARDGRLKINPLAHWTPAELDAEMTRRALPRHPLAGLGYRSIGCAPCTRPVGEGEDARAGRWAGLAKTECGIHA is encoded by the coding sequence GTGCAGGCCGGGGCGCAGGCAGACGCACGGGCCGGCGGCACGTCCGCCATCCTGCGCGCCGCGCTCACCGGCCCGCTGCGCGGGCGCATCGCCCTCGTTTCGTCCTTCGGCTCGGAATCCGCGGTGATGCTGGCCTTCGCCGCCGACATCGACCCGGCGGTCCCGGTGCTCTTCCTCGAAACCGGCCAGCATTTCCCCGAAACCCTGGCCTATCGCGACCAGCTCACCGCCCATCTGGGCCTCAGCGACGTGCGCAGCCTCCGCCCGGCCGAGCGGCAGCTCCAGGACCGCGACCCCCAGGGCCAGCTCTGGGCGTTCGACCCCGATGCCTGCTGCGCCCTGCGCAAGGTCGAACCGCTGGACGAGGCGATGATCCCCTTCGCCGCCTGGCTGACCGGCCGCAAGCGCGCGCAGGCCGCCACCCGCGCCCAGTTGCCGATCGTCGAGCGCGCCCGGGACGGCCGGCTCAAGATCAACCCGCTGGCCCACTGGACTCCGGCCGAACTGGATGCCGAGATGACCCGCCGCGCCCTGCCCCGCCATCCGCTGGCCGGCCTGGGCTACAGATCGATCGGCTGCGCCCCCTGCACCCGCCCGGTGGGCGAGGGCGAGGATGCGCGCGCCGGCCGCTGGGCCGGCCTGGCCAAGACCGAATGCGGCATCCATGCCTGA
- a CDS encoding DUF2849 domain-containing protein, whose protein sequence is MDVRNNRRQAGGSSVVTANRLLDGRIVWLAEDGVWSDRIDAAKVFANDGPQGGSERGSEGGSNGGIESVIAAVAARQQADGVVGVYGVQLRDDSATPVPATVRERIRAFGPSVHPEFAPFTEATTNVR, encoded by the coding sequence GTGGATGTCAGGAACAACCGCCGCCAGGCGGGCGGATCGAGCGTGGTGACCGCCAACCGGCTGCTGGACGGGCGCATCGTCTGGCTGGCCGAGGACGGCGTATGGTCCGACCGCATCGACGCCGCCAAGGTCTTCGCCAATGATGGCCCCCAAGGTGGCTCCGAGCGCGGCTCCGAGGGCGGATCCAACGGGGGAATCGAATCCGTGATCGCCGCCGTGGCCGCCCGCCAGCAGGCCGACGGCGTGGTCGGCGTCTACGGCGTGCAACTGCGCGATGACAGCGCCACGCCCGTGCCCGCCACGGTGCGCGAACGCATCCGCGCCTTCGGCCCCTCCGTCCATCCGGAATTCGCCCCCTTCACCGAGGCCACCACCAATGTCCGCTGA
- a CDS encoding DUF934 domain-containing protein, whose amino-acid sequence MPLLENGQVVEDPWTMVGPDDPLPPTGAVPGDAVPGDAVIVPLSRLEEGLARPPGGKLGVALAPDDEIAVLRTALPRLALVAVTFPTFRDGRAFSQCRALREHLDFPGEIRVTGRPLPDQYEFLLRCGASTVLLPEGDDPATWARAHARFTTAYQPAVRDERAEGFGLRRLLGRLPA is encoded by the coding sequence ATGCCGTTGCTTGAAAACGGACAGGTCGTCGAAGACCCCTGGACCATGGTCGGCCCCGACGACCCGCTGCCCCCCACGGGCGCGGTGCCCGGGGATGCAGTGCCCGGGGATGCAGTCATCGTGCCGCTCTCCCGGCTCGAGGAAGGGCTGGCCCGCCCCCCCGGCGGCAAGCTGGGCGTCGCCCTGGCCCCGGACGACGAAATCGCCGTCCTGCGCACCGCCCTGCCCCGGCTGGCGCTGGTCGCCGTCACCTTTCCCACCTTCCGCGACGGCCGCGCCTTCAGCCAGTGCCGCGCCTTGCGCGAACATCTGGACTTTCCGGGCGAAATCCGCGTCACCGGCCGCCCTTTGCCGGACCAGTACGAATTCCTACTGCGCTGCGGCGCCTCCACCGTCCTGCTGCCCGAAGGCGACGATCCCGCGACCTGGGCCCGCGCCCATGCGCGCTTCACCACCGCCTACCAGCCGGCGGTGCGCGACGAACGGGCCGAAGGCTTCGGACTGCGCCGTCTCCTGGGCCGCCTCCCGGCCTGA
- the pdxH gene encoding pyridoxamine 5'-phosphate oxidase, translating into MTAALIDLGSDPFALFAAWMQDAEQAEPNDANAMALATATPDGRPSLRMILLKGADARGFVFYTNLESRKAGELAENPQAALLFHWKSLRRQIRIEGTVQPVTEAEADAYFASRSRISRLGAIASDQSRPLADRAIFEDRLAALQDRYPEGAAIPRPANWSGFRLVPDRIEFWQDRPHRLHDRAVWLRRDAGWEVTRLYP; encoded by the coding sequence ATGACCGCCGCGCTGATCGACCTGGGATCGGACCCTTTCGCCCTCTTCGCCGCCTGGATGCAGGACGCCGAGCAGGCCGAACCCAACGACGCCAACGCCATGGCCCTGGCGACCGCCACGCCGGACGGCCGCCCGTCGCTGCGCATGATCCTGCTCAAGGGCGCCGACGCGCGGGGCTTCGTCTTCTATACCAATCTCGAAAGCCGCAAGGCCGGCGAACTGGCCGAAAACCCGCAGGCCGCCCTGCTGTTCCACTGGAAGAGCCTGCGCCGCCAGATCCGCATCGAAGGCACGGTCCAGCCCGTCACCGAAGCCGAGGCCGACGCCTATTTCGCCAGCCGCTCGCGCATCTCCCGCCTGGGCGCCATCGCGTCCGACCAGTCGCGCCCCCTGGCCGACCGCGCGATCTTCGAAGACCGCCTCGCCGCGCTCCAGGACCGCTATCCCGAAGGCGCCGCCATCCCCCGTCCCGCGAACTGGTCCGGCTTCCGCCTGGTGCCCGACCGGATCGAATTCTGGCAGGATCGCCCCCACCGCCTGCATGATCGCGCCGTCTGGCTGCGCCGCGACGCGGGGTGGGAGGTCACGCGCCTCTATCCCTGA
- the lpxK gene encoding tetraacyldisaccharide 4'-kinase: MRPPAFWSDRRGGGWPARLLSPAAALYALATARRMRRPGWRAPIPVLCCGNLTAGGTGKTTLALDLGARLLARGRAVHFLTRGYGGRLRGPLRVDPARHTAADVGDEALLLAQLAPCHVSADRAAGARAAIAAGADCLVMDDGFQNPGLHQDMPLLVIDGAGGFGSRHVLPAGPLREPVAAGCSRARAAILIGDDETGALAQLPASLPVLRADLAMQDAAPLLAGRPAVAFAGIGRPGKFFDGLRRQDITLAACVPFPDHYPYRAQDIRRLRALAARHGAALLTTAKDAIRLPNYIHRDIITIGVHLTWPQPTAPDHLLDLFANTMKTQPGP, from the coding sequence ATGCGCCCGCCCGCCTTCTGGTCCGACCGGCGGGGCGGCGGCTGGCCGGCCCGGCTGCTGTCCCCCGCCGCCGCGCTCTACGCCCTGGCCACCGCCCGGCGGATGCGGCGGCCGGGCTGGCGCGCGCCGATACCGGTCCTGTGCTGCGGCAACCTCACCGCCGGCGGCACGGGCAAGACCACGCTCGCGCTCGATCTCGGCGCCCGCCTGCTGGCACGCGGCCGGGCGGTGCATTTCCTCACCCGCGGCTATGGCGGCCGCCTGCGCGGCCCGCTGCGCGTCGATCCCGCCCGCCACACCGCCGCCGACGTGGGCGACGAGGCCCTGCTGCTCGCGCAGCTCGCCCCCTGCCACGTCTCCGCCGACCGCGCCGCCGGCGCCCGCGCCGCGATCGCGGCGGGCGCGGACTGCCTGGTGATGGATGACGGGTTCCAGAATCCGGGCCTGCACCAGGACATGCCGCTTCTGGTCATCGACGGCGCCGGCGGCTTCGGCAGCCGCCATGTCCTCCCCGCCGGCCCGCTGCGCGAACCCGTCGCCGCCGGCTGCAGCCGCGCCCGCGCCGCCATCCTGATCGGCGACGACGAAACCGGAGCCCTCGCCCAGCTCCCTGCCAGCCTGCCGGTCCTGCGCGCCGACCTTGCCATGCAGGACGCCGCCCCCCTCCTCGCCGGCCGCCCCGCCGTCGCCTTCGCCGGCATCGGCCGGCCCGGCAAATTCTTCGACGGCCTGCGCCGGCAGGATATCACGCTGGCCGCATGCGTGCCCTTCCCCGACCACTACCCCTACCGCGCCCAGGATATCCGCCGCCTGCGCGCCCTGGCCGCCCGCCACGGCGCCGCCCTGCTCACCACCGCCAAGGACGCCATCCGCCTGCCGAACTATATACATCGGGATATAATCACCATCGGCGTCCACCTGACCTGGCCCCAGCCCACCGCCCCCGACCACCTGCTGGATCTCTTCGCCAACACCATGAAAACCCAACCCGGACCATGA